The DNA segment CGACAGCCTGTTCAGGCTCATAGGGCCGGGAAGTTCGTGCGAATGCAGCAATGGCGGGACGATGGGTCTCGCCCGTGATCTGTGTCTGCGCTGAAGCGCTGTGGAACTGTTCATGGGCAGACCGTAGAACGAATTGCCCACCCGGCACAACGGCCTGCGGAAATCTGTGGATATGTGGATATTCCTTTGCCGCCAGACGGCTGGAATGTGCGTATGCATGTGGATATTTTTCCGTTGTCCACATTCGCGTTCCGGTGTCCCCGCCGCGCCGGATAATCGGGCGTTATGAGTCATATTTTGGTGAATGTTGCATGGCCGTACGCGAACGGCCCGCGTCACATCGGTCACGTCGCCGGATTCGGCGTTCCGTCCGACGTGTACGCACGATACGAACGCATGAAGGGCAATGACGTGCTAATGGTCTCAGGTACCGATGAGCACGGCACCCCGATTCTGGTGGAGGCCGATAAGGAAGGCGTGAGCGCTCAGGAGCTCGCCAACCGGTACAACCGCGTGATCGCCAAGGATCTGTGCGATCTGGGTCTGAGCTACGACCTGTTCACGCGCACCACCACCGGCAACCATGAGAAGGTTGTGCAGGAGCTGTTCAAGCAGTGCCTGGAAAACGGCTACATCTACAAGGGCACTCAGAAGGTTGCCATCTCCCCCTCCACTGGCCGCACCCTGCCGGACCGTTATATTGAGGGCACCTGCCCGATCTGCGGTGCGGACGGCGCCCGTGGCGACCAGTGCGATGCCTGCGGCAACGAGCTGGACCCGGACGAGCTGATCAACCCGGTGTCCAAGATCAACGGCGAAACCCCGCGCTTCGAAGAGACCGAACATTTCTTCCTCGACCTGCCGGCACTGGCCGAAGCCAATCTCGCGTGGCTGAAGACCCGCGAAGGTTGGCGCACCAATGTCATCAACTTCTCCATCGGCCTGTTCAAAGAGGTCAAGCCGCGCGCCATCACGCGCGACATCGACTGGGGTATTCCGGTGCCGGTGAAGGACTGGATCGACAACCCGAACAAGAAGCTGTACGTGTGGTTCGACGCCGTGATCGGCTACTTGTCCGCTTCCATCGAATGGGCACGTCGCAAGGGCGATTCGGAGGCGTGGCGCGCCTGGTGGAATGACCCGTCCACCCCGGGCTACTACTTCATGGGCAAGGACAACATCACGTTCCATTCCCAAATCTGGCCTTCCGAAATGCTGGCCTACAACGGCCAGGGTTCCAAGGGCGGCGAGACCGGCAAGCTCGGTCCGCTGAACATGCCGGAACAGGTCGTGGCCAGCGAGTTCATGACCATGGAAGGCAAGAAGTTCTCGTCCTCCCGCGGCATCGTCATCTATGTGAAGGATATTCTGTCGCGCTACCCGGTGGATGCCGTGCGCTACTACATCTCCATCGCCGGTCCGGAAAGCTCCGACTCCGACTTCACCTGGGCCGAGTTCGTCCGTCACAACAACGAGGAGCTTGCCTCCTCCTGGGGCAACCTGGTCAACCGCGTCGCCAACCTGATTGCCAAGAACTTCGGTGAGATCCCGGCTGCCGACGAGAACGAGATGACCGATGAGGACCGCGCGCTGCTGGCCGAGACCAACGAGGCCTTCGCCACCGCCGGCAACTTCATCGAGAACCACCGCCAAAAGGCCGCACTGCTGGAAGCCATGCGCATCGTGGGCAATATCAACAAGTACATCTCCGCCACCGAACCGTGGAAGATCAAGGACAATCCGGCTCGCCTCGGCACCGTGCTGCACGTTGCCGCACAGGCCGTGTCCGATGCGAACCATCTGCTTGCGCCGTTCCTGCCTCATGCCTCGCAGAAGGTGTGGGAGGCTCTGGGCGGCAAGGGCACGTTCTCGCCGCTGCCGCACATCGAAGAGGTCGAGGATCTTGACAAGCCAGGCTTCATGTACCCGATCATCACCGGCGACTACAAGCTGGGCGTGAACGTGCACCCGTGGAAGAGCGAACCGATCGAGGTCGGCGCCCCCGTGGCCAAGCCGACGCCAATCTTTGCGAAGATCCCGGTCGAGGCTGTGCAGGAGGAGCTTGACCGCTTCGATGCCGAGCTGAAGGCCCGCAAGGAAGCCGAGGCGCAGCGTCTTGCCGCCGAGAAGGCGAAGCTCGCCGACTGAGCGCAAGTCATGCGTTAACCCGTTGCGACCAAAGGACCCGATCTGTTGACAACCGTCAGCGGACCGGGTCCTTTGTGATTGACTGCAGCCGTTCCGCGCTGCGATCTTCCCATGCCCCTCGCGGCGCTATCGGCAGTGACTTCCACGCCATTACTGCCAAACATTCTTCACATTTGTTCATCGAAAACGACAAGAAAACCTGCATTTTTGTCACAGACTGCGTGTCATCCATGTAGACCAAGTACCCTTTCCGCGGAACATTGCTAGAAGGGGCAATGCCTCCCGCAGAGTTAGGGGTGGTTCTGGTTGCCGAGAACAGACACAGGCCATAGGCCTACGATGGTACGACATAGGGGGATCGCATGTATCGCATTGCTGTAGTTGACGACGTGCCAACGCAATGCGACGCGCTGGCGAACGCCATTGATAGCATCTGTGCGGCCAGAAACGACGGCTACGATGTCGAGATCAGCCGGTTCAACACCATTGCCGATTTCGAGCAGGCGCTTCTCTCGTTGAGGGAACAGGACGACACCTTCGATATCGTGTTCATGGACATCGTATTCGGTGATTCCACAGTCGACTCCGATACCAGCAGCGCCAGCATAGCCGACCACAACGAAGCCGATGCCGACGAAACCGGTAACAGCGAAACCGGCAACACCGCACACCATGAGAACGGCATCGAAGCGGTGGCACGGCTCTTCGGCACTCGACCGCAGGACGAACAGAACGATCAGGACAATCAAGACGATCAAGACGCTCTCGAACTGCCCACGCAGGTGGTCTATGTGACCGGCCATGCCGAATACTGCACCAAGGTCTACGACACCGATCATGTATCCTTCCTGCTCAAGCCAGTGGGAAGAACCGAACTGCGCGGCGCCCTGAAGAAGGCGATAGACCGCTGCGAAGCATACCGTTCCAATCCGATCCGGGTCCACATGGGGAAAATGGAGTACGTGGTCTGGCCACAGCATATCCAATATATGGAGCGCACAGCCCGCACGCTGCTTATCCATTACGACGACGGCAGGGTGTTGCGTTCCTACCTGAAGCTGCGTTCGCTTGAACCGATGATGCCCAACTATCTCATCAGATGCCACGCCAGCTACATGGTGAACCTGTATGCCGTGGCGGCATTCGCAGGAACGGATTTCGTGATGTGCGACGGCGTGCGGATCCCCATCAGCCAGCGGCGCAGGCATAAAACGGCGCTCAGCTTCGAACGCTTTACGCGGTCGGCACGCTGAAGGTGGAAGAGCCGTTCGAATGACTGCTCCACGCAGCCTGTCGCACCATGGCGGTTACCGCGGGGTTTGCGACAACTTCTGTGGCGTTTGTGACAATTTCCGCGACGAAAGTGACATATCTTGTCACTACGTTCACGCGAATTGTCACAAACCCCGCATTCATTCGCCACGACATCCCCGATGCGCACGGCAATACACGCAAACCACCGTTGTTCACCCCACTGCTCACACCCCCATTACATTTCTTTCAGGGAATTGACAGGAACACATATCATTCCCCCAAGAAATGAGCAGTTATATAGAAAACGTCAGCGGAACAAACACAACGCAGACGAGGTTCCTCCCGAGCCCCATAACTGAATCCTTTCTTCTCTCTCTTCTCTCTTGCCCGGCGGCTCCCCCGCCGGGTTCTCTTTTTTCTGCCACTCTTTCCGCCACTCCCACGGATTCGCGCAGATTCCCGCATCATTTTGCGCCACCCAGCGTCATCGCACCCGCGCAAACACCTCCGGAGTACCCCATCGCCAGCATTTGGTCAGGGTCTTGTGGGCGCATATCCCCCACGCTTACAATCAAAATCGTCTATTAAGACCGACCCAAAGAGGAGTTCTAATTATGCTCACCAACGAATACGTCAAGCGCGTGTATGCCCAGGTGGAGAAGCGTGATGGCGACCAGCCCGAGTTTCTGCAGGCCGTCTCCGAAGTCTTCGAAAGCCTCCAGCCCGTGGTTGAGAAGCACCCGGAATACGAGAAGGCAGGCGTGCTGGAACGTATCGTCGAGCCGGAACGCGTAGTGAAGTTCCGCGTCGCATGGACCGACGACGAGGGCAAGGTCCAGGTGAACCGCGGCTACCGCATCCAGTTCAACTCCGCCATCGGACCGTACAAGGGCGGCCTGCGCTTCCATCCGACCGTGAACGAGGGCGTCATCAAGTTCCTCGGCTTCGAGCAGATCCTCAAGAACTCCCTGACCACGCTGCCGATGGGCGGCGGCAAGGGCGGCTCCGACTTCGACCCGAAGGGTAAGTCCGACGCCGAGGTCATGCGTTTCTGCCAGGCCTTCATGACCGAACTGTGCCGTCACATCGGCCAGTTCACCGACGTTCCCGCCGGCGACATCAACGTCGGCGCCCGTGAGATCGGCTACCTGTTCGGCCAGTACAAGCGCATCCGCGACGAATACTCCGGCGTGCTCACCGGCAAAGGTCTTGAGTTCGGCGGCTCCTTGGCCCGCACCGAGGCCACCGGTTACGGCCTGTGCTACTACACGCAGGAGGCGCTGCGCGTTCTGAAGAACGATTCCTTCGAAGGCAAGACCGTGGTCATCTCCGGTTCCGGCAACGTGGCCATCTTCGCCACCGAAAAGGCCCAGGCCCTGGGCGCGAAGGTCGTCACCGCATCCGATTCCAACGGCTACGTATACGATCCGGACGGCATCAAGCTCGACATCGTCAAGGACATCAAGCTGGGCCATCGCGGCCGCATCAAGGAATACGCCGAGCGCGTTCCGGGCGCCGAATACCACGAGGGCTGCAAGGGCGTGTGGACCGTGCCGTGCGACATCGCGCTGCCGTGCGCCACGCAGAACGAAATCGACGGCGAATCCGCCAAGGCCCTGGTGGCCAACGGCTGCAAGGTCGTGTGCGAAGGCGCGAACATGCCGTCCACTCCGGAAGCCATCACCGTCTACCAGGAGAACGGCCTGCTGTACGGCCCGGCAAAGGCCGCCAACGCAGGTGGCGTGGCCGTGTCCGGCCTGGAGATGAGCCAGAACAGCTACCGCCTAAGCTGGACCTTCGAAGAGGTGGACAACAAGCTCAAGTCCATCATGGAGAACATCGTCGCCAACTCCTTGGCCGCCGCCAAGGAATACGGCCATGAGGGCGATCTGATGCTCGGCGCCAACGCCGCCGGCTTCGTCAAGGTCGCCAACGCCATGGTCGCCCAGGGCGTGCTGTGATCCGCTGAATTCCGATTCGGCTTACCGAGCCGGTTTGCGCTGATTTGAGTATCGAGTACTCAGATCAGCGCAAACCGGCTTTTTGCTATCCCACCATTCGGCAAATGGTGGGGCACTAGCCCACGCCAAAAAAGCAGACCGATATTGATGTTGTGGCCGGCGATCCAGCAACACAACCGTGCTGCTCGGCGAATGCGCATGGCGCAGCAATTTCGACGAGACCGAAGCGGTAGAGTCTCTGCTGGAAAGGGAAGGCCTGATTCAGGGATATACGACTACTTATTTCATGTTCTTCAGCAAGCGTCCCATCTCACAGGCCACCCGAAGCAAATATGCCGGCCGCGTGCGTTTTCTCGACGTCAATGAGCGGTATGGCCGCAACAGCTACGACGAGTAGCGTACAAGCGCAGGCACGAGCTTGGGCTTAGAAAGCAGACATTCCCGCCAGGACCGCCCACCGCATAGACTGGAGGCCATGAGCGAAATAAACGCGTTGAATCTTGAACCCGGCGATGCGGTGGGTGGCTACACGTTGGTGTCCCGCCTTGGAGCGGGTGCCATGGGCTCGGTATGGCGGGTGCATGATGATGGCGGCCATGTCTATGCGATGAAGATTCTGCGCGATTCCCTGTCCGACGACGGCGGTGTGCGCGATCCGCGCGATCCGCGCGATCCGAATCTCAAGGAGAATGTTCCCGCACGCGAGCGCTTGCGTCGCGAGGCCTTGGCCTTGCAGAAGATCCATAATCCGGGTGTGTGCGGCATTGTCGACATGGAGCTGGATGATGCGGTGGCGTTCATTGTCACCGAGCTGATCGAGGGCAAGAATCTTAAGGAGGATGTCGCTGCGAACGGCCCGTATGTGGGCAATGATCTGGAGCGTCTCGCGCGCAAGCTTATCGAAGCGGTTGGCGCGGTGCATGCGGCTGGCATTATCCACCGCGATATCAAACCGACCAATGTGATGATTTCGGCCACGGGGCCGGTGCTGGTCGATTTCGGCATCGCCATGGGCGAGAACGAGAGCCATGTGACCCGTACCGGCCTGGTTATGGGCACGCCTGGCTTCATCGCGCCGGAGATTATCGATGGCGCGGATTCCAATGAGGCTACCGACTGGTGGTCCACGGCGTCGGTGCTGGCGTTTGCCGCCACAGGTTCACCGGTGTTCGGCACGAAGCCGATGATGGCAGTGTTGGAACGTGCCGCTTCGGGCAATGCGAATCTTGCCGGCTTGCCGCCCAATACGCTGGCCGCGTTCCGTAGCGCTTTGAACCCGGATCCCCGCAAGCGTTGCACATCCGACCAGCTGCTGCATGCCATTGCGTTGGATGCGTTGAATCCGTTCGCCTGGCAGACATCGGACTCTACCGACCTGTTCGGTTCCACCACTGGCGCAGACGCTTCGGAGGTGGTGCACCCTTTTGACGTACCGCTTCCCGAAGGCATGCAGACACCTTCGTCATCGTCTATGAGGCAGACTGCGCCTGCTCGTTCCGCCGCGTTGAACCGTTTGGCTCAGCGCAATCAGCCTGGTAATCTGCGTGCGGATTGGGATGCGACCACGGATGATGGCGGGGATTCCGGATTCGTTGCCGCCACTATGGCGCTTTCGCCCGAGCAGTGTACGGTGGCGCTTCCCAGTGACTATTTGGGCCCTGAGCAGGCGACCCGGCCGATTGCCGCTGCCGACACCGCCGCTGTTGCGGGTGCCGCCACACGCGTAATGCCCGCGGCGGCACCGTCGCCTTCGATCGCGCACACCACGGTCATGCCCGGTATGGCACGTCAGGCGACGCAACGGATGCCACAGCAGATGCCGCAACGTCCAGTGCAAATGCCGCGTCTTCCTGCATCACCGCAGGCACGGCAATCGTGGCCGCAGCCACAGCCACAGCAACCGCAGCAATACCAGGCCAATCCGGCTGACATCAAGCGCGGCCGCTACCTTGCCCATAGTGTTGCACCGCTGATATTCGCAGCCATCGTTCCGGCGGTCGCTGCATTGTTCATGCCGCCTGCCGGCATTGCGGCCGCACTGCTGCTGTTCTGGGTATTGCTGACGATAGGGTTCAGCACCGAAGCACAGCTGGAACGGGAAGGCAAACGCGGCGGCACACGCAAGGGCTCCGATACCGCGATGCGCATACTGTCGCTGCCGTGGCATGCGGTGCGCGCGGCGGCACACGCCCTGCTTCGTACCGTTTGGTTTGCGCTGATCGATGTCATCGTTGTCGTTATCGCCACAGTGGCGTTGCAACTGCCTTGGCAGATGCTGTTCATCGGCGACGTATGGCCTCATCAGATCCCCTATCTGACCGACGGCCCCTTGTCGCTCACCGGGCTGGCTATGTCGTGCTCGGCTGCGGCCACATGGGTATTGACCGCGTTCCTTCCCAAAGCACCCATACTGCGCCTTGGCGCCGGGGTTCTGGCAGGCGGGCCTGCAGGCCGCAATGTCCCCTCATCCGCAATACAATCGACCTGAAATTTCGTTCCGATCTCTCGGCATCGTTTTCATAGTTCTGTGGGCTACACTGAGCACGGAGCGAATCTAAGACAAAGGAGCACGCATGTCCAATAAGGACAATCACCGTCAATCCCGTGCCGAACGCCGCGCCGCCAACGAGGCAGCGGCAAAGGCAGCCGCAGAACGTGCGGCCAAGGAACGCCGTCAGCAGACCATCATCGGCGCATGCGTACTGGCCGTCATCGTGGTTCTTATCGCGGTGATCGCCCTGTCCATCTGGCAGCCTTGGAAGAACAGCAAGTCTTCGGAAAGCAGCAACGCCAGCAATCTGACCGTCCAGCAAGCATACGACCAGCTGCAGAAGGTCAAGAACAAGCCCACCACCGCAGACGCCAAGGGCGGTATTCTGCTGTCGAAGAACGGCGTGGGCAAGAAGGCCAACGGCGCACCCACCGTGGCCATCTACATGGACTTCATGTGCTCCGGCTGCGGCAGTTTCAACCGTCTGGTCGACCCCACACTGGAGAAGATGCTCGACGCCGGCCAGTTGAACATCGAACTGCACCCCATGTCGTTCGGCGACCGTTGGAGCAGCGACAACTATTCCACTCGAGCTGCGAACATGCTGCTGTACATCACCGAGCATGATGATGACCCGGCTCATATTCTCGGCTTCATCTCGAACATGTATGCCGACGACTTCCAGCCGGCCGAGAACTCCGGCGTCGACACATCCGACGCCCAGATGAAGAAGCAGGCGACCAAAGCTGGCGTGTCGCAGAAGGTGGCCGATGCCGCAGTCACCGACAAGTACACCGCCTGGCTGGATGCCATCGACACCTACACCCCCAAGCGCAGCGATTTGTGGAACACGTCCGGCGACCTTAAGGGCCAGATGACCACGCCGACCATCACGATCAACGGAAAGTTCTGGGATATGAACCAGTCCCAGTCGGTGTATTCCGACACGAAGTCCGGTCTGCTTGCCGCGCTGGGCATTGACGAAAGCAAGGTAGGCGTTGCGGGCACGATGCCGTCCATTGGCGAAAACGGCAAACCAATCGCAGTTTCAGCCAATAAGTAAGCGTTTCGTCCCGGCAGAACTGATATGCTTCTGTATATTCGTGTGCGGTAATGCGCACGCGCCTCTTTAGCTCAGATGGCCAGAGCGGCCGCCTTGTAAGCGGCAGGTCGTCGGTTCGATCCCGACAAGAGGCTCTCTCCCCTTGAATGGGGAGCGTACGATTGGGGTTGTAACAACACGTCGCGCGAGTAAGAGTGAAGGGCCTCACCCCCTAATTCGGCCCTTCCATTAATGGGGCAGGAGCGTCCCCCTAAATTGCTCTGCCCCTAGAGGGGGCGGGAACATTCCCCTTCTCTCCCGCCCCCTCTTTCTACTTCTTCCATGCTTGTCCCGCGAGTTTCCGCGAGGAAAGCGTATGTGGGGAAATGGCCGACACTTGGTCCATGCCGTCAGCGACTTCAACCGCAACCATTAGGATTAGGCGCTAGTATGCCCGATACGCCACTGGCGGCGAGTCAGGAAAGAGGTTGGTATGGCACGGAGATGGACACCGCAACGTTTTATGATGCTGCGTCGCGTCCGCGTTGCCGTCTGCGTGATCGCGGTGAGCGCGATGGCTGTGGCGACGTTCGGATTGAGCACACGCAAGGCCGTGGCGTTGAACGTCAATGGCAAGACCACAACCGTGACCACATATGCCATGAGCGTCAAGCGACTGCTGGAGGAACAGCATATCGCCGTCAGATCGCACGATATCGTACAGTCCACGTCGGGCGGCACGCTGACCGATCATGCGGTCGTCACCGTGCGCAACGCCTATCAGACCACTGTGACCGTCGACGGCGAGGACATTCCCTTCTGGACGGTTGCGGACAGCGCCGACCAGCTGATCGGCTTCTTCAAGGCGAACGAAAGCAAGGCCTCCGCCATCACCATCAATATCGACAACGTGTACCAGCAGCTCACCGGCGGCATGGTGATCAACAAGAAAGGGCCGGTCACGGTAATAGCCGACGGCAAAAGCTCCCAGGCCCCCGACGGCAAGCTGCCGGCGGCATCGATTCTTGATTCCAAAGGCATTACCGTAGGCAAGGAAGACAAGGTAAGCGTCAGCGAGCAGGGTTCGGAGACCATACTGCGCGTACAGCGTGTGACGCATGGGCAGGAGACGCGAACCAAAGTCGTGCCGTTCGATACGCAGACCATCGTGGATTCCTCGTTGCAGCCCGGCGAAACGGTGATTCGCCAGCAGGGCGAAAACGGTGAGATCCAGCAGGTATACAACGTGACATACGTCGACGGCGTGGCCCAGAGCGAAACGCTCGACAGCGAAACCACCACCAAGGCATCGGTGAATCAAATCGTGGCGGTCGGTCCGGCCAAGCCCGCGACAACCGATGACGACGCCGAATCGGATACCAAGACCGACGCCAAATCAAACGACGCGTCCGACGACGATCACAGCACGTCGAAGAACGGCAAGTCCGACAGCAAGAGCGACGCTTCGGATTCCAAGTCGAACGCCAAAACCGATACATCGGATTCCAGCAAATCCGATAACAGCACGAAAAGCGACGACGCCAAGCAACAGGAACAGCAGAACAACCAGTCGCAGAATCAGAACCAGAACCAGAACCAGAACCAGAACCAACAGAACCAGAGCCAGCAGAACAGCAGCCAATCAAACCAAAACCAAAACAACCAGAACAATCAGAGCCAAAATAGCCAGAATCAAAGCAACACCTCCACCAGCGGCCGGCTCTGGCACCCCAGCGTGTCCCAGGCGCAGGCCTATGCCGCCGCGGCAGCGGCCCAGCGCGGCTGGACCGGCGCGGATTGGGACGCATTGGTCTGGATCTGGAACCATGAGTCAAGCTGGCTGTGGAACGCCGAGAATCCATCCTCCGGCGCATACGGCATTCCTCAGGCATTGCCACCGGATAAGATGGGCGCCGGATACAGGGACGACGCCGCCGTCCAAATTGACTGGGGCTTGACCTATATTGCTGGACGCTACGGCAGCCCAAGCCAAGCCAAACAATGGTGGCTGCAGCATAACTGGTACTAATTCGAAGGCTTTACGATGACCGACATTTCCGATACCGCACCTACCGCGCACCTGCTCGGTGCAGCAGACATCCGCCGCATCGCCGATGAGGCCGGCGTAAGCCCAACCAAAAAATTCGGGCAGAACTTCGTTATCGACCCGGGCACCGTGCGCCGTATCGTACGCGAAGCCCACGTTGAAGCCGATACGCACGTGCTCGAAGTAGGCCCCGGTCTTGGCTCGCTGACGCTGGCGATTCTGGAAACCGGCGCCACCATGACCGCCGTGGAGATCGACCCGCCGCTGGCCGAGCGTCTGCCGAACACCGTGGCGGAATTCATGCCCGATGCCTCCAAGCGCCTGAGCATCGTCAACCGCGACGCGCTCACCGTCGACCCCGCCACACTGCCGGAGTTCGCGGACGGCAAGCCGTTTACCCTCGTGGCGAACCTGCCATATAACGTGGCCACGCCGATCCTGCTCACCCTGCTGGAACGATTCGACAATCTCGATTCTTTCCTGGTCATGGTGCAAAAGGAGGTCGCCGACCGTCTGGCCGCCACCCCCGGCAATAAGATCTACGGCACGCCCAGCGTGAAGCTCGCCTGGTATGGCGAAGCGAAACGCGTAGGTACGATCGGCCGTAACGTGTTCTGGCCGGCGCCGAACGTCGATTCGGCACTCGTGCATTTCCAGCGTTTCGGCACGCCACGCCCGCAAGAGCTGCGCGAACGCACCTTCTCGCTCATCGACGCGGCCTTTGGGCAGCGCCGTAAAACATTGCATGCGGCTTTGAAGAAAATCGTCCCCGCGGAGGCATTCGAAGCGGCCGGCATCGATCCGACCCGCCGAGGGGAGACACTCACCATCGACGAGTTCGTGGCGCTTGCCACGGCCATGGAGGGAAACGAGGGGAAGCGTTCATGAACGAGCCCACTCGCAGCATCGTCGTCGAGTGCCCGGCGAAAACGAATCTCACCCTTGCCGTAGGCAAACCGCACCAGGAATGGTCGGGCCGCCACGAACTTGACACCATCTACTGTGCCATCAGCCTGACGGATACCGTCAAGGTTACGGAAAAGCCGACCGATACCGGGTTCTCGCTGGAACTCGACGGCACGCATCTGGGCGATCTCGCCTCCTCGCAGGCGGACATGCGCCGCAATCATGCCGTGCTCGCCCTGTTCGCCATGGCCGAAGCCGCAGGCCGCGAGCCGAATGTCGCCTTGTCCATTACCAAACGCATTCCGGTGGGCGGCGGTCTTGCAGGCGGTTCAGCCGATGCCGCCGCCACGATCCTCGGATTGAACGAATTATGGGATCTGCATTGGCCTGTGGAGCGACTGCAGCAGGTTGCCGCGACTCTGGGCGCAGACATGCCGTTCTGCGTAGCCGGCGGCTATGCGCGGGGAACCGGCTACGGCGAGCGCATCGAAACGTTCGCTTCACAATCCCCCGAGGCTCAGAGTCTTCGCTCCCAGGGTTTTGCCGGCCCGCTGGTGGTGGGCGCATATCAATCCCAGCTCAGCACCCCGGAGGTCTACGCTGCGTTCGATCAGATCGGCGCGGGAGACGGGGATGCCAACCACTTGCAGAAGGCATCCATCAGCTTGCATCCACGCAGCGGCCAGGCCATCGAATCCGCGGTGAAGGCCGGTGCCACGCATGCGTTCGTTTCCGGTTCCGGTCCGTCCGTCGTCGCATTCACGCCGACCGCCGCCATCAGGCGCGCCGTCATCGAAGCATGGAAACGAAGCGCCTGTGTCGACCGCATTATCGCGGCAAGCGCACCGGCAGTGCCGTCCGTATCGCGTCACGGTAACGCGATACAGTGAAACAGTTCCAAAGCGAAGGGAAAACGCAATGACTGAGCCGTATGACGAACGTGCAGCCCGCAAAGCGTATATTCGTCGCCGTCAGAAGACGGTGTTCACCGTTATAGCAGTGATTCTTACGATTGCATTGGTCGTATCCTGCCTGATCTCCTTCAAGGTGATCGACGTGGAGCCCCAGGCCAAAAGCGTTGTCCAGCCGAATTATGGCCAAGCGGTCCCTTGTGCGGCAAAGAATCAGGACGGCACCGCCATGAAGTGGGCGGATAACAACACCGTGCCCGTGCGT comes from the Bifidobacterium angulatum DSM 20098 = JCM 7096 genome and includes:
- a CDS encoding 4-(cytidine 5'-diphospho)-2-C-methyl-D-erythritol kinase; translation: MNEPTRSIVVECPAKTNLTLAVGKPHQEWSGRHELDTIYCAISLTDTVKVTEKPTDTGFSLELDGTHLGDLASSQADMRRNHAVLALFAMAEAAGREPNVALSITKRIPVGGGLAGGSADAAATILGLNELWDLHWPVERLQQVAATLGADMPFCVAGGYARGTGYGERIETFASQSPEAQSLRSQGFAGPLVVGAYQSQLSTPEVYAAFDQIGAGDGDANHLQKASISLHPRSGQAIESAVKAGATHAFVSGSGPSVVAFTPTAAIRRAVIEAWKRSACVDRIIAASAPAVPSVSRHGNAIQ
- the rsmA gene encoding 16S rRNA (adenine(1518)-N(6)/adenine(1519)-N(6))-dimethyltransferase RsmA, with product MSDTAPTAHLLGAADIRRIADEAGVSPTKKFGQNFVIDPGTVRRIVREAHVEADTHVLEVGPGLGSLTLAILETGATMTAVEIDPPLAERLPNTVAEFMPDASKRLSIVNRDALTVDPATLPEFADGKPFTLVANLPYNVATPILLTLLERFDNLDSFLVMVQKEVADRLAATPGNKIYGTPSVKLAWYGEAKRVGTIGRNVFWPAPNVDSALVHFQRFGTPRPQELRERTFSLIDAAFGQRRKTLHAALKKIVPAEAFEAAGIDPTRRGETLTIDEFVALATAMEGNEGKRS
- a CDS encoding aggregation-promoting factor C-terminal-like domain-containing protein; the protein is MARRWTPQRFMMLRRVRVAVCVIAVSAMAVATFGLSTRKAVALNVNGKTTTVTTYAMSVKRLLEEQHIAVRSHDIVQSTSGGTLTDHAVVTVRNAYQTTVTVDGEDIPFWTVADSADQLIGFFKANESKASAITINIDNVYQQLTGGMVINKKGPVTVIADGKSSQAPDGKLPAASILDSKGITVGKEDKVSVSEQGSETILRVQRVTHGQETRTKVVPFDTQTIVDSSLQPGETVIRQQGENGEIQQVYNVTYVDGVAQSETLDSETTTKASVNQIVAVGPAKPATTDDDAESDTKTDAKSNDASDDDHSTSKNGKSDSKSDASDSKSNAKTDTSDSSKSDNSTKSDDAKQQEQQNNQSQNQNQNQNQNQNQQNQSQQNSSQSNQNQNNQNNQSQNSQNQSNTSTSGRLWHPSVSQAQAYAAAAAAQRGWTGADWDALVWIWNHESSWLWNAENPSSGAYGIPQALPPDKMGAGYRDDAAVQIDWGLTYIAGRYGSPSQAKQWWLQHNWY